One segment of Syngnathus scovelli strain Florida chromosome 6, RoL_Ssco_1.2, whole genome shotgun sequence DNA contains the following:
- the LOC137840372 gene encoding uncharacterized protein encodes MFIEGGIIRKYNISFQCYADDTQLYMPLSMTDPQDCCNLEACLAEIKQWMSLNFLRLNPDKTEMLIIGPTRYQHLFKETTITIDNRTITQSDTVTNLGVIFDQTLSFQKHIKNITRIAFFHLRNIAKIRPILSTGDAETIIHAFVTSRLDYCNVLFSGLPKSSIKSLQLVQNASARLLSRSRKFDHITPILAELHWLPVHLRCDFKVLLLTYKALHGLAPSYLVDLVVPYVPSRNLRSQNASLLVIPRAKKMSAGSRAFSIRAPELWNALPMDIRTTTSVETFKTRLKTHFYEMAFN; translated from the exons atgttcatag aagggggcataatacgtaaatataatattagttttcaatgctacgcggatgacacccaattatatatgccgttatcgatgacagatccacaggactgctgtaatctcgaggcgtgccttgcggagattaaacaatggatgtctctcaacttccttcgtcttaacccggataaaactgagatgttgataattggtcctactcgttatcaacatttatttaaggaaaccactataactatagataaccgtactatcactcagagtgatacggtaactaatctcggggtaatatttgaccaaacgctctcctttcaaaaacacattaagaatataaccaggattgcgttttttcaccttcgtaatattgctaagattcgtcctatcctctcgaccggggatgcggaaactattatacatgcgttcgtcacgtcgcgcctggactactgtaatgtattattctctggtcttcctaaatccagtattaaaagtctacagttagtgcaaaatgcctctgcgaggctgctctcacggtcaagaaaatttgatcacattaccccaatattagccgaattacattggctcccggtccatttaagatgtgacttcaaggttcttctactaacctataaagcactgcatggcttagcgccttcatatctcgtcgacctagtcgttccttatgttccgtctcgtaaccttcgttcgcaaaacgctagtcttttagttataccgagggccaagaaaatgtctgcagggtctagagcattctctattcgggctccagagctttggaatgccctaccaatggatattagaactactacctcagtagaaacatttaagacacgtttaaagacacatttctatgagatggcctttaactaa